A genomic window from Candidatus Pelagisphaera phototrophica includes:
- the nspC gene encoding carboxynorspermidine decarboxylase: MDHIVHYDPSLPSGIPSPCFVVDLQRLERNLSILDSVQKDAGCKILCALKGFAMHSVFPLLSNYLAGVCASGPHEAQLGSEFFGKEVHVYAPAFSDRDMAETLPIAHHITFNSFRQLERHRTAILNTNRSISYGLRVNPGYSEVEVPLYDPCAEGTRLGIPVEAFQDRSLDGVEGLHFHALCEQNSDTFARVLEAFEARFAQWLPGMKWVNFGGGHHITSPLYDRDLLIETLRSFKGRYPNLTVYLEPGEAIALNTGILLATILDIIPGKPDIATLDISATCHMPDVLEMPYRPEIFGASLPNERAHTYRLGGLSCLAGDVFGDYSFDRPLRPGNQIQFLDMAHYTMVKTTTFNGIKHPSIATWDPRIGELNIVREFGYEDYKNRLS, encoded by the coding sequence ATGGATCATATTGTCCACTACGATCCCAGTCTTCCGTCAGGAATTCCCTCGCCTTGCTTCGTGGTAGATCTGCAACGACTCGAGCGCAATCTAAGTATCCTTGACTCAGTGCAGAAGGACGCGGGCTGCAAGATTCTTTGCGCTCTTAAAGGCTTCGCTATGCATAGCGTATTTCCTCTTCTTTCAAATTACCTCGCCGGTGTTTGCGCCAGTGGCCCTCACGAAGCCCAACTGGGATCAGAATTCTTCGGTAAGGAGGTTCACGTATACGCTCCCGCTTTCTCCGATCGGGACATGGCAGAAACATTGCCAATCGCCCACCATATTACTTTCAATTCCTTTCGACAATTGGAGCGCCATCGAACGGCAATTCTCAATACAAATCGTAGCATTTCATATGGTCTACGGGTTAATCCTGGATACTCTGAAGTCGAAGTTCCACTCTACGACCCTTGCGCCGAGGGAACTCGACTTGGGATACCCGTAGAAGCGTTTCAGGATCGTAGTCTTGACGGAGTTGAAGGGCTACACTTCCATGCTCTCTGCGAGCAAAATTCGGATACATTCGCGAGAGTGCTTGAGGCATTTGAGGCACGATTCGCACAATGGCTTCCTGGAATGAAGTGGGTTAATTTTGGAGGAGGGCACCATATCACGAGCCCGCTTTATGATCGGGATCTCCTGATTGAGACACTTAGGTCATTTAAAGGCAGGTACCCGAATTTGACAGTTTACCTAGAGCCCGGAGAGGCGATCGCCTTAAACACCGGCATCCTACTGGCAACGATCCTTGACATCATTCCTGGCAAACCAGACATCGCAACTTTAGACATTTCGGCTACCTGCCACATGCCAGACGTCCTCGAGATGCCCTACCGTCCCGAGATTTTCGGGGCTAGTCTACCGAACGAAAGAGCCCACACTTATAGATTGGGAGGACTCTCCTGCCTCGCCGGAGACGTATTCGGTGACTACTCTTTTGATCGTCCGCTCCGACCCGGCAACCAGATTCAATTCCTCGATATGGCGCACTATACAATGGTGAAAACAACGACCTTCAATGGCATCAAGCACCCTTCCATTGCTACCTGGGATCCTCGAATTGGCGAGCTCAATATTGTTCGGGAATTCGGATACGAAGATTACAAGAACCGACTATCGTAG
- a CDS encoding saccharopine dehydrogenase family protein, translated as MSKVVIIGAGGVGRVVAHKCSKLPEVFSEICLASRTLSKCDSIASELDRSISTAQIDADNVAETAALLKEFKPNLVINVALPYQDLTIMDACLEASVHYMDTANYEPKDEAKFEYHWQWAYQEKFKAAGLMALLGCGFDPGVTNIFTTHAKKHHFDLIDTLDIIDCNAGDHGKHFATNFNPEINIREVTANGRFFEHGEWKETEPLSIHRSFDFPEGIGPKEIYLMYHEEMESLAKHIPEIKRIRFWMTFSKKYLTHLRVLENVGMTRIDPILYQGQEIIPLQFLKAVLPDPGSLGETTKGRTCIGCIVDGLKKGEKKYYYIYNICDHKQCFEEVKSQAVSYTTGVPAMIGAMMLLTGKWRGEGVFNVEQFDPDPFMEQLNLHGLPWKEVFLAEKPAMLVD; from the coding sequence ATGAGCAAAGTTGTAATCATCGGGGCCGGAGGTGTCGGTCGCGTCGTGGCCCATAAATGCAGCAAGCTACCGGAAGTCTTTTCTGAGATATGTCTCGCCAGCAGGACACTGTCTAAATGCGATTCGATTGCCAGCGAGCTAGATAGAAGCATTTCCACAGCTCAAATTGACGCTGACAACGTCGCTGAAACGGCGGCCCTACTCAAGGAGTTCAAGCCCAACCTAGTCATTAATGTCGCCCTTCCCTATCAAGACCTCACAATTATGGATGCATGTCTTGAAGCAAGCGTCCACTATATGGATACGGCCAACTACGAGCCAAAAGACGAGGCCAAATTCGAGTATCACTGGCAATGGGCTTACCAAGAAAAATTTAAAGCGGCCGGCCTTATGGCTCTGCTCGGATGCGGTTTTGACCCTGGAGTGACAAACATCTTCACAACCCATGCCAAAAAGCATCACTTTGACCTGATCGACACGCTCGACATCATCGACTGTAATGCTGGAGATCACGGCAAGCATTTTGCAACTAACTTCAACCCTGAGATCAACATACGAGAAGTCACAGCCAATGGCCGATTTTTCGAACATGGAGAATGGAAAGAAACGGAACCTCTCTCGATACATCGCTCGTTTGACTTCCCAGAAGGCATAGGCCCGAAGGAAATATACTTGATGTACCATGAGGAAATGGAATCCCTGGCCAAGCATATTCCCGAAATTAAGCGTATTCGGTTTTGGATGACATTTTCAAAAAAATACCTTACCCACCTGCGAGTATTGGAGAATGTTGGAATGACACGAATCGACCCAATCCTTTACCAAGGACAAGAAATCATTCCTCTACAGTTCCTCAAAGCGGTTTTGCCCGACCCTGGCTCTCTAGGAGAAACCACGAAGGGCCGAACCTGTATCGGTTGTATTGTTGATGGATTGAAAAAGGGTGAGAAAAAATACTACTATATCTACAATATTTGCGATCACAAACAATGCTTTGAAGAGGTAAAGTCGCAGGCAGTGTCCTATACCACTGGGGTTCCGGCGATGATTGGGGCCATGATGTTGCTAACCGGTAAATGGAGAGGTGAAGGCGTTTTCAATGTCGAGCAATTCGATCCCGACCCTTTCATGGAACAATTGAACTTGCATGGACTCCCCTGGAAAGAAGTCTTTCTCGCAGAGAAACCCGCCATGCTTGTAGACTAA
- the obgE gene encoding GTPase ObgE: MFVDETKVKLQAGDGGRGCVSFRREKYEAFGGPNGGDGGKGGDVILEGSSNENNLTRYRFQPHWNGGRGEHGRGSDQSGAQGKNCVLTVPPGTIVVDLETGQIVAEILEHGETKVLLEGGNGGWGNKKFKSSVNRAPRRANPGEPGGSGEFKLILKSIADIGLVGYPNAGKSTLTSLITNARPKVAAYPFTTLHPQIGVIEYPERYKTLEIADIPGLIDGASENRGLGHRFLRHIERCFLLTLIIDMSGIDVREPWADYDQLIQELGAYDPELLKKPKLLVANKMDEESAVENLKIFEKTRDVAIQPVSCLTEEGLAELKELIWEKVTQAKAKEKEAESSKSGNR, translated from the coding sequence ATGTTCGTCGACGAGACTAAAGTGAAGTTGCAAGCGGGAGATGGCGGCCGAGGCTGTGTAAGTTTTCGTCGTGAAAAGTATGAAGCTTTCGGAGGACCCAATGGGGGAGATGGCGGTAAAGGAGGGGACGTCATTCTGGAGGGTTCCAGCAACGAGAATAACCTCACCCGTTATCGTTTTCAGCCGCATTGGAACGGCGGTCGCGGCGAACATGGTCGGGGTTCAGATCAGAGCGGTGCCCAAGGAAAAAACTGTGTGCTGACGGTGCCACCGGGAACGATAGTGGTGGATCTGGAAACGGGCCAAATTGTGGCCGAAATTCTCGAGCATGGCGAAACCAAGGTCCTGCTTGAGGGAGGCAACGGAGGTTGGGGAAACAAAAAATTCAAAAGCTCGGTGAATCGAGCCCCCAGAAGAGCTAATCCAGGCGAACCGGGCGGGTCGGGAGAGTTTAAGCTAATTCTTAAGAGTATCGCGGACATCGGCTTGGTGGGGTACCCGAATGCGGGTAAATCAACCTTGACGAGTCTGATAACGAATGCCCGTCCCAAGGTGGCGGCCTACCCGTTCACGACCCTACACCCTCAAATTGGAGTTATCGAATACCCAGAACGTTACAAGACACTAGAGATAGCTGATATTCCTGGGCTGATCGACGGTGCGAGCGAAAACCGAGGCTTAGGGCATCGATTTTTGAGGCACATCGAACGCTGTTTTTTACTTACCCTTATTATAGACATGTCGGGAATTGATGTTCGGGAGCCATGGGCTGACTATGACCAGCTTATACAAGAGTTGGGGGCTTATGATCCAGAGCTGCTAAAAAAGCCTAAGCTATTGGTAGCCAATAAGATGGATGAAGAATCGGCGGTAGAAAATCTTAAAATATTCGAGAAAACTCGCGACGTTGCCATCCAGCCAGTCTCATGTTTGACGGAGGAGGGATTAGCTGAACTAAAAGAACTTATATGGGAAAAGGTAACTCAGGCTAAAGCTAAGGAAAAAGAAGCCGAGAGTTCAAAGAGCGGAAACCGCTAA
- a CDS encoding VCBS domain-containing protein, whose translation MKRNHLRTPLLLLALTCLFGSALAQPVLIPDDYRAIQTRQEISTSEVSVQDDHILNLGVFTVDNSNREEVRTFFNAIYWASNYATIDWTGSFTPFPGTGTRTFEEISPLAGDTSDLFKEAVLLRINFYRAMAGIPADIIFVDDLNQAAQMTTLIMSGNDNISHFPHLAGFGNYLSADGIQGAADSNLAIGSYGPDSVDGYMQDKGSGNTAVGHRRWLLYPPMIEMGTGDAPGGEIPAEAQAGIPGDSTTVRRANAIHVFSPNNFGTFPDIDFPYVAFPQEGYVPYHIVHPRWSFAIDGANFSAASISMTRDGSPIAAVLEPYDAPGLGSNTLVWVYDGLNANNSHTHAKPDSDVTYSVTIDGIQNAPETSYTYNVIVFDPEAPTSGENTITTLTGPAAPEVGTATEYSVALPDFADLPGNTNVTGIRFRSFTTSSGDFIEGAESGIGDLIVSVFGGYNVIDESFASTGSSAFHLSTGELGTNQTITSPYAYLIGDSSNLSFQSMVRSATDTQIAKVNISLDNGVSWINKFSQPGLTPQGVNGGPDENSFSEKNIDLSAYESRTIHIQFAYDHLGGFAFPGSDSNVGWFVDDINLTGVQSMNSITTSDLITESTSIDFTPSAVGDVSLQAQGMLHDFYEMEWGAVLSVSAVENVTANDDTDSIHEGSTSVSGSVTTNDDKPTGETLAVNQVNGVQGNVGNRIATTYGHITISSNGDYTYELDNTNPEVADLLDGETLEDSVTYRVSDSQNLSDSGTLRVTINGAENVTANNDTDSIHEGSTSVSGSVTTNDDKPTGETLAVNQVNGVQGNVGNRIATTYGHITISSNGDYTYELDNTNSEVADLLDGETLEDSVTYRVSDSQNLSDSGTLRVTINGASVSINNDEGAIDEGEGYIKGSITENDNKPDGETLTVTEIDGEANNVGTRIKKAHGYLVIAKDGSFAYQTDPDDPDVANLNDGETLEDTFTYAVQDSQGNTDVGTLRIRIDGETTVESTGNSQVVNISTRSEILTGANVMIAGFTVIGSDPLDVLIVSEGPELSSLLTGAIENPRIELFKTDFTQEGFPSISVDIPQNPNTKWGGSAELSDSMTLLRNRSLPVDSSDAAMRATLTEGVYTLIVSGVDNGTGIGTVEVYDESYQTNPDSDGFLFNIATRSFVGSDQDSAMIAGFTVIGDKPQKVLIRAQGPGIGLPPGTTALANPKIQVLETFPNVEALHENDDWGDEENNMAEILLVAAAVNSQGYVTGSLNSAMVVDLEPNKVYSVILSGGAGESGVALVEVFVPTDL comes from the coding sequence ATGAAACGTAATCATCTGCGTACTCCCCTCCTGTTGCTGGCCTTAACCTGCCTCTTTGGCAGTGCCCTCGCTCAGCCCGTTCTAATCCCAGATGACTACCGAGCGATTCAAACCCGCCAAGAAATATCAACTTCTGAAGTCAGCGTCCAGGATGACCATATTCTAAACCTGGGTGTATTCACCGTCGACAACTCGAATCGCGAAGAGGTACGTACCTTTTTCAACGCCATCTACTGGGCATCCAACTACGCCACGATTGACTGGACCGGAAGCTTTACCCCCTTTCCCGGGACAGGCACCCGAACATTCGAGGAAATTTCCCCTCTGGCCGGAGACACCTCCGATCTTTTCAAGGAAGCCGTCCTGCTCCGAATCAACTTCTACCGAGCTATGGCAGGCATTCCCGCCGACATCATCTTCGTCGACGATTTGAACCAGGCGGCTCAGATGACCACCTTGATCATGAGCGGAAATGACAACATCAGCCACTTTCCCCATTTGGCCGGATTCGGTAACTATCTTTCGGCCGATGGCATCCAAGGAGCCGCTGACTCCAACCTGGCGATCGGTTCCTACGGACCTGACTCGGTCGACGGCTACATGCAGGACAAAGGCTCCGGAAACACCGCAGTTGGCCATCGGCGCTGGCTATTGTACCCGCCCATGATTGAAATGGGAACTGGGGACGCTCCAGGAGGTGAGATTCCTGCAGAAGCCCAAGCGGGCATACCTGGAGACTCAACAACCGTTCGGAGGGCTAACGCAATCCATGTATTTTCGCCCAACAACTTTGGGACATTCCCCGATATTGATTTTCCCTACGTCGCATTTCCTCAAGAAGGGTACGTTCCCTACCACATCGTTCATCCAAGGTGGTCGTTTGCGATAGACGGAGCAAACTTCTCAGCGGCTTCGATTTCCATGACCCGCGACGGTTCTCCCATCGCGGCAGTGCTTGAGCCCTATGATGCTCCTGGATTAGGAAGCAATACACTTGTCTGGGTATACGATGGACTCAACGCCAACAATTCGCATACCCACGCAAAGCCTGACAGCGACGTCACCTACTCCGTAACAATAGACGGGATTCAGAATGCTCCAGAAACGAGCTACACCTACAACGTAATAGTCTTTGATCCTGAAGCGCCGACGAGCGGAGAGAACACAATCACTACCCTCACCGGCCCCGCCGCACCTGAAGTAGGCACCGCGACGGAATACAGTGTCGCCCTTCCGGATTTCGCTGACTTGCCTGGTAACACCAATGTCACCGGCATCCGCTTTAGATCTTTCACAACCTCCAGCGGCGACTTCATCGAGGGAGCTGAATCGGGTATCGGCGACTTGATCGTGAGTGTTTTTGGAGGCTACAACGTTATTGACGAGAGCTTCGCGAGTACGGGTAGCTCGGCCTTCCATCTTTCAACGGGAGAACTCGGAACCAATCAGACTATAACTTCTCCCTATGCCTATCTAATCGGCGACAGCAGTAATCTTTCTTTCCAAAGCATGGTACGCTCTGCTACCGACACCCAAATCGCGAAGGTTAATATATCGCTGGATAATGGCGTATCTTGGATAAATAAATTTTCCCAACCCGGACTCACTCCACAGGGAGTGAACGGTGGACCTGACGAAAATTCGTTTTCTGAAAAAAATATCGATCTTTCCGCATACGAGAGTCGCACGATCCACATTCAGTTTGCATACGACCACTTGGGCGGGTTCGCATTTCCCGGATCAGATTCCAATGTCGGCTGGTTTGTTGACGACATCAATCTAACCGGTGTTCAGAGTATGAATTCGATCACGACATCGGATCTAATCACAGAATCTACCAGCATTGATTTCACACCTAGCGCCGTCGGCGACGTATCTTTGCAAGCTCAAGGGATGCTGCACGATTTCTACGAGATGGAATGGGGAGCCGTCCTTTCGGTATCCGCTGTAGAAAATGTAACCGCAAACGACGATACCGATTCGATCCATGAAGGCTCTACCTCGGTAAGCGGCTCCGTTACTACGAACGACGATAAACCCACGGGCGAGACCCTCGCGGTGAATCAAGTAAACGGAGTTCAAGGGAATGTGGGTAATCGTATCGCAACTACATACGGTCACATAACTATTTCAAGCAATGGAGATTACACCTATGAACTCGACAATACGAATCCTGAAGTCGCCGACCTTCTTGACGGTGAAACCCTCGAAGACTCCGTCACCTATCGCGTGAGCGACTCCCAAAACCTTAGCGACAGCGGAACTCTGCGGGTCACGATCAACGGAGCAGAAAATGTAACTGCAAACAACGATACCGATTCGATCCATGAAGGCTCTACCTCGGTAAGCGGCTCCGTTACTACGAACGACGATAAACCCACGGGCGAGACCCTCGCGGTGAATCAAGTAAACGGAGTTCAAGGGAATGTGGGTAATCGTATCGCAACTACATACGGTCACATAACTATTTCAAGCAATGGAGATTACACCTATGAACTCGACAATACGAATTCTGAAGTCGCCGACCTTCTTGACGGTGAAACTCTCGAAGACTCCGTCACCTATCGCGTGAGCGACTCCCAAAACCTTAGCGACAGCGGAACTCTGCGGGTCACGATCAACGGAGCATCAGTTTCTATCAATAACGACGAGGGGGCCATCGATGAGGGAGAAGGATACATCAAAGGATCTATTACAGAAAATGACAACAAGCCGGATGGAGAAACCCTCACCGTTACAGAAATTGATGGCGAAGCCAACAATGTCGGGACTCGTATCAAAAAGGCCCACGGTTACCTTGTGATCGCAAAGGATGGAAGCTTCGCTTATCAGACCGATCCTGATGACCCCGATGTCGCTAACCTTAATGATGGTGAGACCCTAGAAGACACGTTCACCTACGCGGTCCAAGACTCACAAGGGAACACAGACGTGGGAACGCTACGTATCCGAATCGATGGTGAGACAACGGTCGAATCTACTGGAAATTCGCAGGTAGTGAATATTTCGACTCGATCTGAAATCCTAACGGGAGCCAATGTAATGATCGCTGGATTCACAGTCATCGGGAGCGATCCGCTGGATGTATTGATTGTTTCCGAGGGACCCGAACTTTCCTCGCTTCTTACAGGGGCGATAGAGAATCCAAGAATCGAACTGTTCAAAACCGATTTCACCCAAGAAGGTTTTCCATCGATCTCAGTAGATATCCCTCAGAATCCGAACACTAAATGGGGCGGGTCGGCAGAGCTTTCCGATTCCATGACCTTATTGAGAAACCGATCACTTCCGGTAGACTCATCGGATGCCGCGATGCGAGCAACGCTTACGGAAGGAGTATATACTCTAATTGTTAGTGGGGTTGATAACGGGACTGGTATCGGAACAGTCGAAGTATACGATGAGTCCTACCAGACTAACCCAGACTCAGACGGTTTCCTCTTCAATATTGCTACTAGAAGTTTTGTGGGATCTGATCAGGACTCCGCCATGATCGCCGGATTCACCGTAATCGGGGACAAGCCGCAAAAAGTTTTGATTAGGGCCCAAGGTCCAGGCATCGGGCTGCCTCCCGGAACAACCGCCCTTGCCAATCCCAAAATACAGGTTCTTGAGACATTTCCGAATGTCGAGGCCCTCCACGAAAACGACGACTGGGGAGATGAGGAAAACAACATGGCGGAAATCCTCCTCGTGGCTGCTGCGGTCAATTCGCAAGGATACGTGACGGGAAGTCTAAACTCAGCCATGGTAGTCGACCTGGAGCCGAATAAGGTCTATAGTGTGATTCTATCTGGGGGAGCCGGAGAAAGCGGCGTCGCCTTGGTAGAAGTATTTGTACCCACCGATCTTTAG
- the speB gene encoding agmatinase yields the protein MSAETSPFSKPPAFHSDDIPPSSPEIAAFHIIPAPWETSASYGGGTAYGPAAILHASIQLEAYLDGGVPGASGIYTAPFVNCDTDPEATLERVREPIGIALSQGKIPILLGGEHAATLGPILEINSRGIDFGVVQFDAHADLRNSYQGNKYSHACIMRRIHDLNIPIFQIGIRSLSASEARFRETNRIPHLDADEIARSGFPETLLPTGFPKNLYITFDVDGLDPSLIPCTGTPEPGGLNWYQATEGLENAMKGRKVIGADVVELAPLPSQHASDFITAKLVYKMMDLILKNR from the coding sequence ATGAGCGCAGAAACATCCCCCTTCAGCAAGCCTCCCGCTTTTCACTCGGACGACATCCCTCCCAGCTCACCCGAAATCGCTGCGTTTCACATTATTCCAGCACCTTGGGAAACGAGTGCCTCCTATGGAGGCGGAACCGCCTACGGCCCCGCAGCGATCCTACACGCATCTATCCAACTTGAAGCCTACCTAGACGGAGGGGTTCCAGGGGCATCAGGAATCTACACCGCCCCATTCGTCAACTGTGATACGGATCCTGAAGCCACTCTCGAACGTGTTCGCGAGCCGATAGGAATTGCCTTGAGTCAAGGCAAAATCCCAATCCTTTTAGGTGGCGAGCACGCAGCTACTCTCGGGCCGATTCTCGAGATCAATAGCCGCGGCATTGATTTCGGTGTCGTACAGTTTGACGCCCATGCCGACCTTCGCAACTCGTACCAAGGGAACAAATACAGTCACGCTTGTATTATGAGACGCATTCACGATCTCAATATCCCTATATTCCAAATTGGAATTCGATCTCTGTCAGCCAGCGAAGCTAGATTCAGAGAGACTAACCGAATTCCCCATCTTGATGCAGACGAGATCGCTAGAAGTGGTTTTCCAGAAACACTGCTCCCTACGGGCTTCCCCAAGAACCTGTATATCACATTCGATGTGGACGGTTTGGATCCCTCACTTATTCCCTGTACCGGGACACCCGAACCCGGAGGACTTAACTGGTATCAGGCCACCGAAGGATTGGAGAATGCAATGAAAGGACGGAAGGTAATCGGAGCCGATGTCGTCGAACTTGCCCCTTTGCCTTCTCAGCATGCCTCAGATTTCATCACGGCTAAACTTGTCTACAAAATGATGGACCTCATCTTAAAAAACCGATGA
- a CDS encoding GspE/PulE family protein, with product MALGRLQGAIVDNLAERSHLNTGQLEELKGTDSDLNGSEFDELLLGDYRVSLHQLNVAKAKAYGVAPFNVKGLDVNRGTWEILDQEFCNENGVVPVSCVGKYIVVAFSNPFELTISSKIAKISGKQVVTLLSPERDIKEVLNQDANSGKESQFDDVVEAVGIEFGPVEDLDDDSLDDEESAPIIQLANRIVEDAYGLGASDIHIEPQEKELVVRYRIDGVCQEKLRLPSKVAGSLIARLKIMANLDIAERRLPQDGRIIFKQFNRKNIDIDLRVATAPLNHGEGIVMRILDKQKSTMPLPAIGFAEENLLKYRESIKQPYGMILHCGPTGSGKSMTLYSALNEINSPRIVIRTAEDPIEYTLNGINQMQMNRQIGLTFASSLRAFLRQDPDIILVGEIRDTETANIAVEAALTGHLLISTLHTNDAPSTIARLTDMNIEPFMISSSLLCVCAQRLMRRVCKTCRIQYEPKGREKEVLETGINWSGTIFKYNPKGCPRCSNTGFKGRIGIHELMATNDELIEAINKGKETSEIKKIAMRGGMKTLHQDSLLKVKDGITTLPEALATVPVDMT from the coding sequence ATGGCACTGGGAAGACTTCAGGGAGCGATTGTCGATAATCTAGCGGAACGTTCGCATTTGAATACCGGGCAGCTGGAAGAGCTGAAGGGAACTGATTCGGATCTTAATGGTAGCGAATTTGATGAGTTGCTCCTCGGGGATTACCGTGTATCGCTGCATCAGCTAAACGTAGCCAAAGCCAAGGCCTATGGAGTCGCTCCGTTCAACGTTAAGGGGCTGGACGTCAACCGAGGGACCTGGGAAATTCTAGACCAGGAGTTTTGCAATGAGAACGGTGTAGTCCCTGTGAGTTGCGTGGGAAAATATATCGTTGTCGCTTTTTCGAATCCTTTTGAACTGACGATTTCGAGTAAGATCGCGAAGATTAGCGGAAAACAGGTGGTTACGCTTCTGAGTCCTGAAAGGGATATTAAGGAAGTGCTCAATCAGGATGCCAATTCTGGGAAAGAGTCTCAGTTCGACGATGTCGTTGAAGCGGTTGGGATTGAATTCGGCCCCGTGGAAGACCTCGATGATGACAGTCTTGATGACGAGGAGTCGGCTCCGATCATTCAGCTAGCCAATCGTATTGTCGAGGATGCTTATGGACTAGGAGCGAGTGACATACACATTGAGCCCCAGGAAAAGGAGCTCGTCGTTCGCTATCGCATTGACGGTGTTTGTCAGGAGAAATTGAGGTTGCCCAGTAAGGTGGCTGGCTCACTGATTGCGCGTCTTAAGATAATGGCTAACTTGGACATTGCGGAGAGACGATTGCCCCAGGATGGCCGCATCATTTTTAAGCAGTTCAATCGAAAAAACATAGACATCGATTTACGTGTCGCCACGGCTCCCCTAAACCACGGTGAAGGGATCGTCATGCGTATTCTCGATAAGCAGAAATCGACAATGCCTCTGCCTGCGATCGGATTTGCGGAAGAGAATCTTCTCAAATACCGCGAGAGTATCAAGCAGCCCTACGGTATGATCCTCCATTGTGGTCCGACCGGATCGGGTAAGTCGATGACACTATATTCAGCTCTAAATGAGATTAATAGCCCTCGTATTGTAATTAGAACCGCGGAAGACCCGATCGAGTATACATTGAATGGGATCAATCAAATGCAGATGAATCGCCAGATCGGTCTGACATTTGCTAGCTCATTGCGGGCGTTCCTGCGTCAGGATCCAGATATCATCTTGGTTGGGGAAATTCGAGATACGGAAACCGCAAATATTGCGGTTGAAGCCGCTCTGACGGGTCACTTGCTTATCAGCACATTGCATACAAATGACGCGCCCAGTACGATTGCGCGTTTAACGGACATGAACATTGAGCCCTTCATGATTTCTTCTTCACTCCTCTGTGTCTGTGCTCAACGATTGATGCGCCGCGTTTGCAAGACCTGCCGGATTCAATATGAGCCAAAAGGGCGTGAGAAGGAGGTTCTAGAGACAGGTATTAATTGGAGTGGTACGATATTCAAGTACAACCCCAAAGGTTGTCCTCGGTGTAGCAATACGGGATTCAAAGGCAGAATCGGTATCCACGAGTTGATGGCTACAAATGACGAGCTGATCGAAGCGATCAACAAAGGGAAAGAGACATCCGAAATTAAAAAAATCGCAATGCGTGGAGGAATGAAAACACTCCATCAGGATAGTTTACTTAAGGTCAAGGACGGTATAACAACCTTGCCAGAGGCGTTGGCGACGGTGCCGGTAGACATGACTTGA